Proteins co-encoded in one Synergistaceae bacterium genomic window:
- a CDS encoding Lar family restriction alleviation protein, with protein sequence MSEKLKPCPFCGCEAVLMTHYDTVYKEISHFVTCSYCGVCTKYYLSSEKAISAWNTRAEDKS encoded by the coding sequence ATGAGCGAGAAATTAAAGCCGTGCCCATTTTGCGGGTGTGAAGCAGTATTAATGACGCATTATGACACAGTATATAAGGAAATTTCGCATTTTGTTACATGCAGTTATTGCGGGGTATGCACGAAATATTATTTGTCAAGTGAAAAAGCTATATCAGCATGGAACACACGAGCGGAGGACAAGTCATGA
- a CDS encoding Lar family restriction alleviation protein gives MSEKLKPCPFCGKKPQLIDAGIYYYVSCFNELCKISPCTQEHDTPEDAINEWNSRPEKIIMNGELKSCPMCGSAAKLIDYSGGSYSVICSNSYECLTIEKENYNTKQEAIDAWNTRAEDKS, from the coding sequence ATGAGCGAAAAATTAAAACCGTGCCCATTTTGCGGGAAGAAACCGCAATTAATAGACGCTGGAATATATTATTACGTCAGCTGCTTTAATGAGTTATGTAAAATTAGTCCTTGCACTCAAGAACACGACACGCCCGAAGACGCAATTAATGAATGGAACTCACGCCCGGAAAAAATAATTATGAATGGCGAATTGAAATCATGTCCCATGTGCGGGAGTGCAGCTAAATTAATAGATTATTCAGGCGGTAGTTATAGCGTTATTTGCAGTAATAGTTATGAGTGCTTGACTATCGAGAAAGAAAATTATAACACTAAGCAGGAAGCAATAGACGCATGGAACACACGAGCGGAGGACAAATCATGA